The Brassica napus cultivar Da-Ae chromosome C7, Da-Ae, whole genome shotgun sequence genome has a segment encoding these proteins:
- the LOC106348951 gene encoding uncharacterized protein LOC106348951 encodes MHYTMNGDSEAEMMDTDSSKTFVLDKPTTPRDDFLAAARRLVDQGEPSQALQAVVMAMRTQGGDEAVLHILNRTRELYKRRIQETASIDQLASIFAECAITEAQPLGHEPTSTDLFGTKERVTTDARGISILEKSGRSQIMLDAFADGSSFICLQCGGLVSTHRRDEHYAYWCSNM; translated from the exons ATGCATTACACCATGAACGGTGATTCCGAGGCGGAGATGATGGATACGGACTCGAGTAAGACTTTCGTTCTTGACAAGCCCACCACCCCCAGGGATGATTTCCTCGCCGCCGCTCGGAGGCTCGTCGATCAAGGCGAGCCATCTCAAGCTCTCCAAGCG GTAGTGATGGCAATGAGAACCCAAGGAGGAGATGAGGCGGTCCTTCATATACTCAACCGTACCCGTGAACTTTACAAGCGCCGAATCCAAGAAACAGCTAGTATAGATCAGCTGGCTTCTATATTTGCTGAGTGCGCCATTACAGAAGCACAGCCGCTTGGACACGAGCCAACATCAACGGACTTATTTGGCACCAAAGAAAGAGTTACAACAGATGCTCGTGGCATATCTATTCTGGAAAAGAGCGGGAGGTCGCAGATCATGCTTGATGCCTTTGCTGACGGAAGCAGCTTTATCTGTTTGCAATGCGGTGGTCTGGTGAGCACCCATAGGAGAGATGAACACTATGCGTACTGGTGTAGCAATATGTGA
- the LOC106348952 gene encoding adenylate kinase 2, chloroplastic-like: protein MAGCVNYISPHVTLCSPRASPSLSFSGDSLFRESTKFLRRRSPSITAPRFQVVVAAEKTEPPPLKIMISGAPASGKGTQCELITQKYGLVHISAGDLLRAEITSGSENGRLAKEHMEKGQLVPNEIVVMMVKDRLSQTDAEQNGWLLDGYPRSSSQATALKGFGFHPDLFIVLEVPEDILVERVVGRRLDPVTGKIYHLKYSPPETEEIAARLTQRFDDTEEKVKLRLKTHNQNVSDVLSMYDGITIKIKGNRPKEEVFTQIDTALSEMLQQRNTDPSSLLS, encoded by the exons atggCGGGGTGTGTGAACTATATTTCTCCGCACGTGACTCTGTGCTCGCCACGTGCCTCTCCATCCCTCTCCTTTTCCGGAGATTCTCTTTTCCGGGAATCAACCAAATTCCTCCGACGACGATCTCCGTCGATCACCGCCCCCAGATTTCAG GTCGTTGTGGCGGCTGAAAAAACGGAGCCGCCGCCTCTGAAAATAATGATATCAGGAGCTCCTGCTTCGGGTAAAGGTACACAATGCGAGCTCATCACTCAGAAA TATGGTCTGGTGCATATCTCTGCTGGGGATTTGCTGAGAGCTGAGATCACTTCTGGGAGTGAGAATGGACGACTGGCAAAAGAACACATGGAGAAAGGACAGTTGGTCCCTAATGAAATAGTTGTAATGATGGTCAAAGATCGTTTATCACAGACGGATGCTGAGCAAAACGGATGGCTTTTGGATGGATATCCTAGGAGCTCATCGCAGGCTACAGCTCTCAAGGGATTTGGATTCCACCCTGATCTATTCATTGTCCTCGAA GTTCCTGAAGATATTCTAGTTGAAAGAGTTGTTGGGCGTAGACTGGATCCTGTCACAGGAAAGATCTACCACTTGAAGTATTCTCCTCCAGAGACAGAAGAGATCGCTGCTAGACTCACCCAACGTTTTGATGATACCGAAGAGAAG GTAAAACTGCGGCTGAAGACTCATAACCAAAATGTGAGCGATGTGCTTTCTATGTACGACGGTATAACTATAAAG ATAAAAGGAAACCGTCCGAAGGAGGAAGTGTTTACCCAGATCGATACCGCTCTATCTGAAATGCTTCAACAGAGGAACACCGATCCAAGTTCACTTTTAAGTTGA
- the BNAC07G26220D gene encoding uncharacterized protein BNAC07G26220D, protein MTTCGLWTPPSFSPRRRLCNFSSSRRSPLSVIRFDEERVSRRVFCSDNQENTNKDRPQPSGIQVYGEIERLLTETVKQSQSSFAGTADWSEVEGAWVLRPRNSNPKMVAHFIGGIFVGAAPQLTYRLFLERLAEKDVLVIATPYASGFDHFAIADEVQFKFDRCCRSLHESVQDLPSFGIGHSLGSLIHLLIGSRYAVQRNGNVFMAFNNKEASLAIPLFSPVLVPMAQSLGPLLSQVATSPTVRLGAEMTRKQLETLSPPIMKQILPLVEQLPPLYMDLVKGREDFIPKPEETRRLIRSYYGISRNLLIKFEDDSIDETPILAQVLGVESSISSKLDMSIRTLPGDHGLPLQQALPDVPPAMADAVNRGSEFLANMAVGTPWESVAKEVGGTLGMDSKILRAYTSKDLAQLVDAITSWMASNMGPKLLRS, encoded by the exons ATGACTACTTGTGGCCTCTGGACGCCGCCGTCTTTCTCTCCCCGCCGGAGACTCTGTAACTTCTCTTCCAGCCGCCGGTCTCCACTCTCGGTGATCAGATTCGACGAAGAGCGCGTCTCACGAAGAGTCTTCTGCAGCGACAACCAGGAGAACACCAATAAGGATCGGCCTCAACCTTCCGGAATCCAAGTCTACGGCGAGATCGAGAG GTTGCTAACAGAGACTGTCAAGCAATCTCAAAGTAGCTTCGCTGGAACCGCCGACTGGTCAGAAGTAGAG GGAGCATGGGTGCTCAGACCTAGAAACTCGAATCCAAAGATGGTTGCTCATTTCATTGGAGGGATATTCGTTGGTGCAGCGCCTCAGCTTACCTATCGACTGTTTCTTGAGAGATTAGCTGAGAA GGATGTTTTGGTTATTGCCACACCATATGCTAGTGGTTTTGACCATTTCGCTATTGCCGATGAAGTTCAATTTAAGTTTGATAGATGCTGCCGATCTCTACATGAATCT GTGCAGGATCTTCCATCTTTTGGGATCGGTCATTCATTGGGTTCCCTCATTCACCTTCTCATTG GATCAAGGTATGCTGTTCAGCGAAATGGAAATGTATTTATGGCATTCAACAACAAG GAAGCGAGCTTAGCTATTCCTTTGTTCTCCCCAGTTCTCGTCCCCATGGCTCAAAGCCTTGGACCACTCTTATCACAGGTTGCAACATCGCCGACAGTCCGCCTTGGG GCAGAGATGACCCGAAAGCAATTAGAAACTCTCAGCCCTCCCATCATGAAGCAAATTCTACCATTAGTGGAACAGCTCCCTCCCTTGTACATGGACTTGGTAAAAGGAAGAGAAGATTTTATTCCGAAACCAGAAGAAACAAGACGCCTA ATAAGATCCTACTATGGAATCTCAAGGAATCTGTTGATAAAGTTCGAGGATGATTCAATAGATGAAACACCAATCCTAGCCCAGGTTCTTGGCGTGGAATCATCCATAAGCTCAAAGCTAGACATGTCTATCCGTACACTTCCAGGGGATCACGGTCTTCCTCTGCAACAG GCCCTTCCCGATGTCCCACCAGCAATGGCTGACGCTGTGAACCGAGGAAGTGAGTTCTTGGCGAATATGGCTGTTGGAACACCGTGGGAGTCTGTAGCTAAAGAGGTTGGAGGTACGCTTGGAATGGACTCGAAGATTCTTCGTGCATACACGTCCAAAGATCTTGCCCAGCTCGTGGATGCAATCACATCTTGGATGGCTTCAAATATGGGTCCAAAACTTCTGAGATCATAG
- the LOC106348954 gene encoding DNA repair RAD52-like protein 2, chloroplastic, whose amino-acid sequence MALQMQTSTTIFKNPTPSTAADALTGRFFPATVAVRRETLTAWRGVICSSGGVGDAGKKKAVPNSNYVVPLDKFSSSSSITRPLIEILRDLNKKIPDNIVKSHDPGSSAASSGFIPWFHANRMLSFYAPGWCGEVRDVIFSENGNVTVVYRLTIRGSDGEAHRESTGTVTITDDHIEDPVAAAEEMAFCRACARFGLGLYLYHEE is encoded by the exons atggctTTGCAAATGCAGACCTCCACTACGATCTTCAAAAACCCCACACCATCTACTGCCGCCGATGCGCTCACTGGAAGATTCTTCCCAGCAACTGTCGCGGTTCGCCGGGAAACGTTAACGGCGTGGCGTGGAGTCATATGCAGCAGCGGTGGAGTTGGAGACGCCGGGAAGAAAAAAGCGGTACCTAACTCGAACTACGTAGTGCCTTTGGACAAGTTCTCGTCCTCTTCCTCCATCACTCGGCCTTTGATTGAGATACTTCGCGATCTCAACAAGAAGATCCCTGATAACATCGTCAAGAGCCACGATCCTGGATCCAGTGCTGCTTCTTCTGGCTTTATCCCTTG GTTCCATGCTAATCGTATGCTCAGCTTCTACGCACCTG GTTGGTGTGGGGAGGTTCGTGACGTCATTTTCTCAGAGAATGGTAATGTCACTGTTGTTTATCGTCTTACCATTCGTGGCTCTGATGGTGAG GCACACCGCGAATCGACAGGGACAGTAACGATCACTGATGATCACATCGAGGATCCAGTTGCTGCAGCTGAGGAAATGGCATTTTGCAGAGCATGTGCTCGATTTGGTCTCGGCTTGTATCTCTATCACGAAGAGTAG
- the LOC106348956 gene encoding eukaryotic peptide chain release factor subunit 1-1 — translation MGDNHGDDKNIEIWKIKKLIKSLEAARGNGTSMISLIMPPRDQVSRVTKMLGDEYGTASNIKSRVNRQSVLGAITSAQQRLKLYNRVPPNGLVLYTGTIVNDEGKEKKVTIDFEPFKPINNTLYLCDNKFHTEALNELLESDDKFGFIVMDGNGTLFGTLSGNTREVLHKFSVDLPKKHGRGGQSALRFARLRMEKRHNYVRKTAELATQYYINPATSQPNVSGLILAGSADFKTELSQSDMFDPRLAAKILNVVDVSYGGENGFNQAIELSSEILANVKFIQEKRLIGKYFEEISQDTGKYVFGVEDTLNALDSGAVETLIVWENLDINRYVLKNSTTGETVIKHLNKEQEANTENFKVDNNDLDVEDKMSLLEWLANEYKRFGCALEFVTNKSQEGSQFCRGFGGVGGILRYQLDMTAFDEDLDVYDDDESE, via the coding sequence ATGGGAGACAATCATGGTGACGACAAGAACATTGAGATATGGAAGATTAAGAAGCTCATCAAGTCCCTTGAAGCTGCCAGGGGCAATGGAACTAGCATGATCTCCCTCATCATGCCTCCGCGTGATCAGGTTTCTCGTGTCACTAAGATGTTGGGCGATGAGTATGGAACTGCTTCCAACATCAAGAGCAGAGTCAATCGCCAGTCTGTTCTGGGTGCCATCACCTCTGCACAGCAAAGGCTGAAACTTTACAACAGGGTCCCTCCCAACGGTCTTGTCCTCTACACTGGAACCATTGTCAACGACGAGGGCAAGGAGAAGAAGGTTACCATTGACTTTGAGCCTTTCAAGCCCATCAACAACACTCTCTACCTCTGCGACAACAAGTTCCACACCGAAGCTCTGAATGAACTGCTGGAGTCTGATGACAAGTTTGGTTTCATTGTGATGGACGGGAACGGGACTCTCTTTGGAACTTTGAGCGGTAACACCCGCGAGGTGCTCCACAAGTTCTCTGTTGATCTTCCGAAGAAGCACGGGAGAGGAGGGCAGTCTGCTCTTCGGTTTGCGCGTCTGCGTATGGAGAAGCGTCACAACTACGTGAGGAAAACCGCCGAGCTCGCCACGCAGTACTACATCAACCCTGCGACTAGTCAGCCTAATGTGTCTGGTCTGATACTCGCCGGTTCTGCCGATTTCAAGACTGAGCTGAGCCAGTCTGACATGTTTGATCCCCGGCTTGCTGCCAAGATACTGAACGTGGTGGACGTATCATACGGAGGAGAAAACGGTTTCAACCAGGCCATCGAGCTTTCATCTGAGATCCTTGCCAACGTGAAGTTCATCCAGGAGAAGCGTTTGATAGGCAAGTACTTTGAGGAGATAAGCCAGGACACGGGGAAGTATGTGTTTGGCGTGGAGGATACTCTGAACGCTTTGGATTCAGGTGCTGTTGAGACGCTAATCGTATGGGAGAACCTTGACATCAACAGATATGTGTTGAAGAACAGCACCACTGGTGAGACTGTGATTAAGCACCTGAACAAGGAGCAGGAAGCCAACACTGAGAACTTCAAAGTCGACAATAACGACTTGGACGTGGAGGACAAGATGTCGCTGCTGGAGTGGCTGGCTAACGAGTACAAGCGTTTCGGCTGTGCGCTGGAGTTTGTGACGAACAAGTCGCAGGAAGGGTCTCAGTTTTGCAGAGGGTTTGGAGGAGTAGGAGGGATACTTCGTTACCAGCTTGACATGACTGCATTTGATGAGGATTTGGATGTTTATGATGACGATGAATCTGAATAG
- the LOC106348957 gene encoding NADH dehydrogenase [ubiquinone] 1 alpha subcomplex subunit 2, with protein sequence MAWRGNISKSLKELRILLCQSSPASASTRTFVEKNYKDLKTLNPKFPFLIRECSGIQPQMWARYDMGVERCVNLDGMNESQILKSLEDLVKAGGATKA encoded by the exons ATGGCATGGAGAGGAAACATATCGAAGTCTCTCAAAGAGCTCAGGATTCTCCTCTGCCAATCTTCCCCAGCTAGCGCTTCCACCAG GACGTTCGTGGAGAAGAATtacaaagatttgaagactCTGAACCCTAAGTTCCCTTTCCTGATCCGCGAATGCAGTGGGATCCAGCCTCAGATGTGGGCCAGATATG ATATGGGAGTGGAGAGGTGTGTAAACTTGGATGGTATGAACGAGTCACAGATTCTCAAGTCTCTTGAAGACCTTGTGAAAGCCGGAGGAGCTACAAAAGcctaa
- the LOC106352274 gene encoding heparan-alpha-glucosaminide N-acetyltransferase isoform X2, protein MRTELAMYEPIKSTDDGDQWREKKDIESASSLQISSHHHPYFPSDKERLVSLDVFRGLTVALMILVDDVGGIFPAINHSTWDGVTLADFVMPFFLFIVGVSLAFAYKNLSCKYAATRKALLRSFKLLSLGLFLQGGFIHGLNSLTYGIDIEKIRVMGILQRIAIAYLVAALCEIWFKGNHNVTSELSMIKKYKFHWVVAFVITTTYLFMLYGLYVPDWEYQISTQDQGSTTFLVKCGVRGNTGPGCNAVGMLDRMLLGIHHLYRKPVYARTKQCSIYSPHNGPLPPGAPSWCQAPFDPEGLLSSLMATVTCLVGLHYGHIIIHFKDHKRRLNQWILRSFCLLMLGLALDLFGMHLNKPLYTLSYVCVTAGASGFLFSTIYLMVDVYGYKRASLVLQWMGIHALPIYVLIACNLVFLIIHGFYWKKPINNLLHLIGIGK, encoded by the exons ATGCGGACGGAACTGGCAATGTACGAACCAATCAAAAGCACCGACGACGGTGATCAATGGCGTGAGAAGAAAGACATCGAGTCCGCTTCCTCTCTCCAGATTTCTTCTCATCACCATCCTTATTTCCCTTCCGACAAGGAACGATTAGTTTCTCTCGACGTCTTCCGTGGCCTTACCGTCGCC TTGATGATACTTGTGGATGATGTTGGAGGGATATTCCCAGCTATTAACCATTCAACTTGGGACGGTGTAACGCTTGCTGATTTCGTCATgccttttttccttttcattgtCGGTGTCTCTCTTGCCTTTGCTTATAAG aACTTGTCATGCAAGTATGCTGCAACAAGAAAGGCTTTGCTTCGATCCTTTAAACTCCTATCACTTGGTCTTTTTCTCCAAG GGGGATTCATTCATGGCCTCAACAGCTTAACATATGGAATAGATATAGAGAAAATTAGAGTCATGGGCATATTACAG AGAATAGCAATAGCATACTTAGTTGCAGCACTGTGCGAGATTTGGTTTAAAGGAAACCATAATGTCACCTCAGAGCTATCTATGATCAAGAAATACAAATTTCACTG GGTGGTGGCATTTGTTATTACAACAACATATTTGTTCATGCTATACGGCTTATACGTGCCAGACTGGGAATATCAAATTTCAACACAAGACCAAGGATCAACAACATTCTTG GTGAAATGTGGGGTAAGAGGAAACACTGGACCAGGCTGTAATGCAGTTGGAATGCTTGACCGTATGTTACTAGGGATACATCATCTCTACAGGAAACCTGTATATGCACGGACCAAG CAATGCAGTATATATTCTCCACACAATGGGCCATTACCTCCAGGCGCTCCTTCGTGGTGTCAAGCGCCTTTTGATCCCGAAGGCCTTCTCAG TTCCTTGATGGCCACCGTTACATGCCTAGTGGGTTTGCATTACGGCCATATTATCATCCACTTCAAG GATCACAAAAGGCGTCTGAACCAATGGATTTTACGTTCTTTTTGTCTTCTGATGTTAGGTCTCGCACTTGACCTCTTTG GAATGCATCTAAACAAACCTCTATACACATTGAGTTACGTGTGTGTCACGGCAGGCGCTTCTGGATTTCTGTTCTCCACTATATACCTAATG GTTGATGTTTATGGATACAAACGAGCAAGTCTTGTGCTACAGTGGATGGGAATACACGCCTTGCCCATCTACGTTCTCATTGCATGCAATCTTGTCTTTCTAATCATTCATGGGTTCTACTGGAAGAAACCTATTAACAATCTC CTTCATTTGATCGGAATTGGGAAgtga
- the LOC106352274 gene encoding heparan-alpha-glucosaminide N-acetyltransferase isoform X1, whose translation MRTELAMYEPIKSTDDGDQWREKKDIESASSLQISSHHHPYFPSDKERLVSLDVFRGLTVALMILVDDVGGIFPAINHSTWDGVTLADFVMPFFLFIVGVSLAFAYKNLSCKYAATRKALLRSFKLLSLGLFLQGGFIHGLNSLTYGIDIEKIRVMGILQRIAIAYLVAALCEIWFKGNHNVTSELSMIKKYKFHWVVAFVITTTYLFMLYGLYVPDWEYQISTQDQGSTTFLNVKVKCGVRGNTGPGCNAVGMLDRMLLGIHHLYRKPVYARTKQCSIYSPHNGPLPPGAPSWCQAPFDPEGLLSSLMATVTCLVGLHYGHIIIHFKDHKRRLNQWILRSFCLLMLGLALDLFGMHLNKPLYTLSYVCVTAGASGFLFSTIYLMVDVYGYKRASLVLQWMGIHALPIYVLIACNLVFLIIHGFYWKKPINNLLHLIGIGK comes from the exons ATGCGGACGGAACTGGCAATGTACGAACCAATCAAAAGCACCGACGACGGTGATCAATGGCGTGAGAAGAAAGACATCGAGTCCGCTTCCTCTCTCCAGATTTCTTCTCATCACCATCCTTATTTCCCTTCCGACAAGGAACGATTAGTTTCTCTCGACGTCTTCCGTGGCCTTACCGTCGCC TTGATGATACTTGTGGATGATGTTGGAGGGATATTCCCAGCTATTAACCATTCAACTTGGGACGGTGTAACGCTTGCTGATTTCGTCATgccttttttccttttcattgtCGGTGTCTCTCTTGCCTTTGCTTATAAG aACTTGTCATGCAAGTATGCTGCAACAAGAAAGGCTTTGCTTCGATCCTTTAAACTCCTATCACTTGGTCTTTTTCTCCAAG GGGGATTCATTCATGGCCTCAACAGCTTAACATATGGAATAGATATAGAGAAAATTAGAGTCATGGGCATATTACAG AGAATAGCAATAGCATACTTAGTTGCAGCACTGTGCGAGATTTGGTTTAAAGGAAACCATAATGTCACCTCAGAGCTATCTATGATCAAGAAATACAAATTTCACTG GGTGGTGGCATTTGTTATTACAACAACATATTTGTTCATGCTATACGGCTTATACGTGCCAGACTGGGAATATCAAATTTCAACACAAGACCAAGGATCAACAACATTCTTG AATGTGAAGGTGAAATGTGGGGTAAGAGGAAACACTGGACCAGGCTGTAATGCAGTTGGAATGCTTGACCGTATGTTACTAGGGATACATCATCTCTACAGGAAACCTGTATATGCACGGACCAAG CAATGCAGTATATATTCTCCACACAATGGGCCATTACCTCCAGGCGCTCCTTCGTGGTGTCAAGCGCCTTTTGATCCCGAAGGCCTTCTCAG TTCCTTGATGGCCACCGTTACATGCCTAGTGGGTTTGCATTACGGCCATATTATCATCCACTTCAAG GATCACAAAAGGCGTCTGAACCAATGGATTTTACGTTCTTTTTGTCTTCTGATGTTAGGTCTCGCACTTGACCTCTTTG GAATGCATCTAAACAAACCTCTATACACATTGAGTTACGTGTGTGTCACGGCAGGCGCTTCTGGATTTCTGTTCTCCACTATATACCTAATG GTTGATGTTTATGGATACAAACGAGCAAGTCTTGTGCTACAGTGGATGGGAATACACGCCTTGCCCATCTACGTTCTCATTGCATGCAATCTTGTCTTTCTAATCATTCATGGGTTCTACTGGAAGAAACCTATTAACAATCTC CTTCATTTGATCGGAATTGGGAAgtga
- the LOC106348958 gene encoding respiratory burst oxidase homolog protein D, with product MRRGNSGTDHELGILRGAHSDTNSDNESNASDRSAFSGPLGRPKRTSKKNARFAADLPTRSTSLSDGGVGRGGEDDEYVEITLDIRDDSVAVHSVQQASPGGGTHEDPELTLLTKKTLESNLNNSASLSFFRSTSSRIKNASRELRRVFSRRSTPAVRRFDRTSSAAVHALKGLKFIATKTAAWPAVDQRFDKLSLDSNGLLLSSKFWECLGMNKESKDFADQLFRALARRNNISGDAITKEQLRVFWEQISDESFDAKLQVFFDMVDKDEDGRVTEEEVAEIISLSASANKLSNIQKQAKEYAALIMEELDPDNAGYIMIENLEMLLLQAPNQSVRMGDSRILSQMISQKLKPAKETNPLVRWSEKIKYFVLDNWQRLWIMMLWLGICCGLFAYKFIQYRNKAAYDVMGYCVCVAKGGAETLKFNMALILLPVCRNTITWLRNKTKLGVVVPFDDNLNFHKVIASGIVVGGLLHVVAHLACDFPRIIAADEDTYEPMIPYFGEQPESYWWFVKGVEGVTGIIMVVLMAIAFTLATPWFRRNKLNLPNFLKKLTGFNAFWYSHHLFIIVYALLIVHGIKLYLTKIWYQKTTWMYLAVPMLLYASERLLRALRSSIKPVKILKVAVYPGNVLSLHVTKPQGFKYKSGQYMFVNCRAVSPFEWHPFSITSAPGDDYLSVHIRTLGDWTRKLRTVFSEVCKPPTAGKSGLLRADGGDSVAFPTVLIDGPYGAPAQDYKKYDVVLLVGLGIGATPMISILKDIISNMKTDAHDRDIENNNSNGNSKGFRTRKAYFYWVTREQGSFEWFKGIMDEVAELDEEGIIELHNYCTSVYEDGDARVALIAMLQSLQHAKNGVDVVSGTRVKSHFAKPNWRQVYKRIAVQHPGKRIGVFYCGAPAPTKELKNLALDFSRKTTTKFDFHKENF from the exons ATGAGACGAGGGAATTCAGGAACCGACCATGAACTTGGGATTCTACGAGGAGCTCACTCAGACACCAACTCCGACAACGAAAGCAACGCCAGCGACCGGTCGGCCTTCAGTGGTCCGCTTGGCCGTCCCAAACGCACGTCCAAGAAAAACGCAAGATTCGCTGCGGATCTTCCCACGAGAAGCACCAGCCTCAGCGACGGTGGTGTTGGCCGTGGTGGTGAAGACGATGAGTACGTGGAGATCACGCTAGACATTAGGGACGATTCGGTGGCCGTCCACAGCGTCCAGCAAGCAAGTCCTGGAGGAGGAACTCATGAGGATCCAGAGCTGACACTCCTCACGAAGAAGACGCTTGAAAGCAACCTCAACAACTCCGCCTCACTTTCCTTCTTCCGTAGCACCTCCTCGCGCATCAAGAACGCCTCACGCGAGCTCCGCCGCGTGTTCTCAAGACGGTCTACCCCCGCCGTGAGGCGGTTTGACCGCACGAGCTCCGCAGCCGTCCACGCTCTTAAAGGTCTAAAGTTCATCGCCACCAAAACCGCCGCATGGCCAGCCGTAGACCAGCGGTTTGATAAACTCTCTCTCGACTCCAATGGTCTCTTACTCTCTTCCAAGTTTTGGGAATGCTTGG GAATGAACAAGGAATCAAAAGACTTCGCGGACCAGCTCTTTAGGGCACTAGCTCGCCGTAATAACATCTCCGGAGATGCAATCACCAAGGAGCAGCTCAGAGTCTTCTGGGAACAGATCTCAGATGAAAGCTTTGATGCCAAACTCCAAGTCTTCTTTGACAT GGTGGACAAAGACGAAGATGGACGAGTAACAGAAGAAGAGGTCGCTGAG ATTATTAGTCTTAGTGCTTCAGCCAACAAGCTCTCGAATATTCAAAAGCAGGCCAAAGAATATGCAGCGCTGATAATGGAAGAGCTGGACCCGGACAATGCTGGGTACATTATG ATTGAAAACTTGGAAATGCTGCTGTTACAAGCACCAAACCAGTCGGTAAGGATGGGAGACAGTAGGATACTAAGCCAAATGATAAGCCAGAAGCTGAAACCAGCTAAAGAGACCAACCCTCTGGTGAGATGGTCGgagaaaatcaaatatttcGTACTTGACAACTGGCAGAGACTATGGATCATGATGCTATGGCTTGGCATCTGTTGCGGCCTATTCGCTTACAAATTTATTCAGTACCGGAACAAAGCGGCCTATGACGTGATGGGTTATTGCGTTTGCGTCGCCAAAGGAGGCGCAGAGACTCTCAAGTTCAACATGGCTCTCATATTGCTGCCTGTTTGTCGCAACACCATCACTTGGCTAAGGAACAAGACTAAGCTAGGTGTTGTCGTACCGTTCGATGACAATCTCAACTTCCATAAGGTTATAGCAAGCGGGATTGTGGTCGGGGGTTTGCTCCATGTAGTTGCGCATTTAGCTTGTGATTTCCCGCGTATAATTGCCGCGGATGAGGATACCTATGAGCCAATGATTCCTTACTTTGGGGAGCAACCGGAGAGCTATTGGTGGTTTGTGAAGGGAGTGGAAGGTGTGACTGGTATTATAATGGTTGTGCTAATGGCTATAGCTTTTACACTCGCTACGCCTTGGTTCCGTCGTAACAAGCTTAACTTGCCTAATTTCCTCAAGAAGCTAACCGGTTTCAATGCCTTTTGGTACTCTCACCATTTGTTCATCATTGTTTATGCTCTTCTCATTGTCCATGGTATCAAGCTCTACCTCACAAAGATTTGGTATCAGAAAACG ACATGGATGTATTTGGCTGTACCAATGCTTCTGTATGCGTCAGAGAGGCTGCTCCGTGCTTTAAGATCAAGCATCAAACCGGTTAAGATTCTCAAG GTGGCTGTTTATCCGGGTAACGTATTGTCTCTACACGTGACGAAGCCACAAGGATTCAAATACAAAAGTGGACAGTACATGTTCGTGAACTGTAGAGCCGTCTCTCCCTTCGAGTGGCATCCTTTCTCCATCACATCAGCTCCAGGAGACGACTACCTAAGCGTACACATCCGGACGCTTGGTGACTGGACTCGTAAGCTCAGGACCGTCTTCTCTGAAGTATGCAAACCTCCTACCGCTGGTAAAAGCGGTCTGCTCAGAGCAGATGGAGGAGACTCCGTTGCGTTCCCAACGGTTCTTATCGACGGTCCCTACGGTGCACCCGCACAAGACTACAAGAAGTACGATGTGGTACTTCTAGTAGGTCTTGGCATTGGAGCCACGCCTATGATCAGTATCCTCAAGGACATCATCAGCAACATGAAAACTGATGCCCACGACAGAGACATCGAAAACAACAATAGTAATGGGAATAGTAAAGGGTTTAGGACGAGGAAAGCTTATTTCTATTGGGTGACTAGAGAGCAAGGATCGTTCGAGTGGTTTAAGGGCATAATGGACGAGGTTGCGGAGCTGGACGAGGAAGGAATCATCGAGCTTCATAATTATTGCACGAGCGTGTACGAGGATGGTGATGCTAGGGTTGCTCTTATTGCCATGCTTCAGTCGTTGCA